The sequence below is a genomic window from Shinella zoogloeoides.
CTTGCCCCACTGGATCATCTCCGCGGCATTGCCGATGCAGTGCGCCGAGGTCGAGCAGGCGGACGAGATCGAATAGTTGACGCCGTGGATCTTGAACCAGGTGGCAAGCGTCGCCGAAGCCGTAGACGACATCGCCTTCGGCACGGCGAACGGGCCGATGCGCTTGGGCGAGTTGTTCTTGAGGGTGATCTCGGCCGCCTCGATCAGCGTGCGGGTGGAGGGGCCGCCCGAACCCATGATGATGCCGGCGCGCGGATTGGCCGAATATTCGGCCTCCTCGAGGCCGGAATCGGCGATCGCCTGCTTCATGGCGACGTGGTTCCACGCGCCGCCCTGCGAGAGAAAGCGGGCCGCGCGGCGATCGACGAGCTCGGTCGTGTCGATGTTGGGCGAGCCCCAGACCTGGCACTTGAAGCCGTGGTCGGCGAAATCCTGGCTGAAGCTGATGCCGGAGCGTGCATCGCGCAGCGACGCCGTGACTTCGTCAGCATTGTTCCCGATGGAGGATACGACCCCCAGGCCCGTGACAACAACCCGTCTCATGATTTCTGACCTTTTCTGAACTGCGTCTCGTGGTGAAGACGGCGATGGCCGCCCTCAGGCTTCCGGCGGCCGGCGCCGCCTCAGGCTTCCTTGTCCTTCGACAGGCCGACGCGCAGGTCGGACGCCTGGTAGATGGTCTCGCCGTCGGCCTTCAGCCAGCCGTCCGCCGTGCCGAGCACGAGCCGGCCGCGCATGACGCGCTTGAAGTCGATGCCGTATTCGAGCAGCTTCGTTTCCGGGCGCACCATGCCCTTGAACTTCACTTCGCCCGTGGAAAGCGCCATGCCGCGGCCGGGCTCGCCGAGCCAGCCGAGGAAGAAGCCGGTGAGCTGCCACATGCCGTCGAGGCCGAGGCAGCCCGGCATGATCGGGTTGCCCTGGAAGTGACAGGGGAAGTACCAGTCGTCGGGCTTCACGTCGTATTCGGCGCGGATGTAGCCCTTGTCGAAGGCGCCGCCCGTTTCGGAAATGTCGGTGATGCGGTGGACCATCAGCATGGGCGGCAGAGGAAGCTGGGCATTGCCGGGGCCGAAAAGCTCGCCGCGGCCGCAGGCCAGAATTTCCTCGTAGTTGTAGCTGGATTGCCTGGTCGTCATCGAATGTCTCATCCCGGTCTTGAACAACGCTTGGTATGCGTTCGTTTTAGAGGAGGCTGCGTGCGAATTGAAGCACCTCGACCCCTCCCTTTTTGTCGCCGCACCCTGCATGGGCAAGACGTTATTTCAGCAGTCCGCATACATGATGCTCGCCTTGACAGCCAGCGCAAATTGCCGTGACCGGGGTGAAGGCCCCGGTTTTTCCGCACGTTGCGCGCGCTTTGACGGCCGCAATCCTATTGAATCCCGGCACTGCTAAAGTTATATCGAAAGTTCAAGATTGTTGTTCAAGGCCCAGACAAGCGGACCCGTCGCCCATGACGCATGCACACGAGTTGCCCATCGAAGAGCGCCTGCGCCATTCCGGCCTGCGCCCGACGCGCCAGCGCGTGGCCCTCGCCGACCTGTTGTTCGCCAAGGGCGACCGGCACCTGACGGTGGAGGAACTGCACGAGGAGGCCGTCACCGCCGGCGTCCCGGTTTCGCTCGCGACCGTCTACAACACGCTGCACCAGTTCACCGAGGCCGGCCTCATCCGCGTCCTGGCGGTTGAAAGCGCGAAGACCTACTTCGACACCAACGTCTCCGACCACCACCACTTCTTCGTGGAGGGCGAGAACCATGTGCTCGACATTCCCGTGAGCAATATAGCGATCGGTAACCTGCCGGAGCCGCCGGAAGGCATGGAGATCGCGCATGTCGACGTGATCATCCGCCTGCGTCCGCGCAAGGGCTGACCGTCCGCCTCACATCACATCGTCAGGATGGCGGCCCGGCCGCGGCTTGTAGATCGGAAAACGCCAGCCGAATCGCAAGGCTCCGCCGCGCACCACGAAGGCCGCGCCGATGCCGATGGCCGACGCCAGCCAGAGCGGCGCCCCGGCAACCGTCGCGGCAGTGAAGGCGGCCGAGCCGATGAGCGCAGCCGTGACATAGACCTCGGGCCGCAGCAGCACGGAGGGCTCGTTTGCAAGAAGATCGCGGATGATGCCGCCGAAGCTCGCCGTCAGCACGCCGGTCGTGATCGCCACCGTCGGCGAACCGGTCGCGGCAAAGCCCTTGGCCGCGCCCATCACGCAATAGGCCGAGACGCCCATGGCATCGAGCCAGAGCAGCAGGCGATAGCGCGACTCGATGCGGTGCGCGAGCACGAAGACGACGAGCGCGACGACGACGCAGACGATGAGATAGGTCGGGTTCACCACCCAGAAGACCGGCGTCGCGCCCAGGATCACATCGCGGAAGGTTCCGCCGCCGATGCCGGTCGCGGCCGCCAAAAACAGGAAGCCGATGATGTCGAGCTGCTTGCGGGAGGCCGAAAGCGCGCCGGTCGCGGCAAAGACCGCGACGCCCGTATAGTCGAGCAGTTCCAGGATCGACACGTCTTTCCCCCTCTTCGTGCGGCGCGCCCACAGGCCAAGCCTCGCGACAGCTTTGCCGCGGTAGAGTGCGCGCGCCGGCAGAATCACGCCGCGCGCGGCCCCGGCTGCATAATGACCGAATCGCTTGCCATGGAAAGGTTCGAGAGATGGCCATCCGCATGAAGTTCCTTGCGCTGCTCTGCGCCGCCCTGGTTTCGGCCGCCATGCCGGTCCGCGCCGCCGAGATCGTGCCGGATGCGCTGGCCACCGTTCAGGCGGAGGTCGCCAAGCGCTGCAAGACGGCCGTCTATGGCGAGGATTTCGCCGACAATGTCGATTTCAACAACGACCGCCTCGTCGATGCGATCTTCAACCTCGGCGCGGTCAACTGCGACGGTGTGCCGGGCGGCCTGTGCGGCGATGTCGGCTGCCCGCACGAATTCTATATCCAGGTCGCCGAAGGCGGCTATTTCCTCGCCGCCAATGCCGATCTTTACGGCTACGGCATGAAGAAGCGCTTCGGCAATATGGTGCTGGAGCTCAAGGCAAACGCCGCAAGCTGCGGACGCGACGACGACCAATACTGCACCATGACCATCCGCGTGCGGAACGCCCGCTTCGAGACGATTTCGAAGAAGTGAGAACGGCGGCTATTGCGGGAAGAAGGCGTGCGTCCGGCCCGCGAGGTAATAGAACAAGAGACCCGTCCATTCGCGCAGCGCCGTCGTCATCAACTGGCTGTTCGTCGAGGGCTGGGTGAGGTCGAGCGCGAGGCGCGCCGTACCGGTCGTGCGATAGTCCGTCGGCCATGGCAGCACCTCGAGACCGAGCTTGCGGAAGAGTCCGACCGAGCGCGGCATGTGGAAGGCCGAGGTCACCAGCAGGCAGCGTTCGAGGCCGTTTTCCTTGAGAAGCCCCTCCGTGTTCCCCGCATTTTCGAATGTGTCGCGCGATTGCGTCTCGCGGATCACCCGCGCGGCTGGCACGCCGAAAGCCTCGAAGAACCGCGTTCCCACCACCGCGTCGCCTTCATAGGCACCGCTCAGAGAGCCGTCGCCGCCCGAAATCAGGAGGCGCGCTTCGGGAAATTGCATAGCAAGCCGCAAGGTCTCGACGAAACGGTCCCCGGCCTGGGTCATCTCGAAGCCGCCGCGTGCCGCGATGACCTCCGATTCGAAGCCGCCGCCGAGCGTGATGATGCAGGCCGGCCCGCCGGCCGGCAGCTCGGCGCGGGCGATGCGGTCCTCCAGGGATTGCAGGAGCACCGCACCGGTCGAGGTGAAGAGCGTGAGGAACAGCACGAGCGCTGCCGCCACGCTGGCAAGCGCCTTGATGCGGTTCCACTTCAGCAAACCGGCGATGAGGCCGGCAAGGAGCAAGAGCAGGGCGAGCGAGAGCGGCTGGGCAACCAGCCAGAAGGTCTTCGAAATATAGAAGGTCACGCGTCGCTCATCCCGCCTTTGTCGTCATGCCCCGGCGGGAACGGGTGTTGCTGCCGCCTTGCCGCGCCGCAGATAGAGGATGCCTGCCGCAAGCGCAATGCCGATGGCCAGAACCGCGATGGCGATGAGCGGGCGATAGGCGATCCAGGCGATGGCGATGATGGCCGGCCCGATCAGCAGGGTGAAGATGAGCGCGATCGCCGTCGTGCCGAAGCGCACGATCGAGCCGATGAAGGGCACGACGTCGGCGATCACGCCGAGAATGGAGAGGATAGAGGCGAAGCCGACGAAGATGCCGACCAGCCCGCCGATGCGCAGCGCCCAGGTGATGATGGTGTTCTCGCTCTGCGCGGCGTCGAACATGGCAGCGGCATCGACGAGACCGGCATCGCTGAGGAAGAGATCGCGGCCGTTCGTCGTCTTGTAGGGCGTCAGGCCAGTGCCGCGCTGCGCGCCGACGAAGCTCGCCTCTGCAATGTCCGAGCGCTCGAAGCGGATGCGGATATCGCCGACCTGAAGGTTCTGCGGATCGAACGAGAAGACGGCCTGTCCGGCGATCGTCGAGACGGGCTTGCCGAGTGTGACGGCCTCGCCGAGCCGGTTCGCCTCGATGGCCGTCAGCGGCACGGGGCGCTCCTCGCCGAGCCGGGCGACGGCGCGGCCGTCGACGCTGAAGGCGCCGATCGTCGCCGACGGCACGGCGAAGCTCGCATCGTCGATCGGCTTTTGCGGATTGTCGTGGCCCGACTGGCGGAAGCTGCCGGAGCTGACTTCGTTTCGCTTCCATTCCTTGTGGTAGGAATAGGTGGTGACAGTCTCCTCGCTGCCGCCAAGCTGCTTGCGCGTCTCCGATTTCGAGGTCTCGACCCACTGGTACATCTCGACGATGCGCTCGAGGCCCGCAGCGCCGTCGGCAGAGATGCCGAGCACATCGTCCTCCGGCATGCCGACGGGCTTCACCGGCCCGGAAACGTGCACGAGCTTGCCGTCGTTGGCGGGGTCGACGCTGCCGTTGTCGACCGAAACGACGAGGCCGGCGCCCTCGACGAGTGCGCGGTAGGTCTTCACGGAACGCCCCTCGTTCCAGAAGAGCAGCCAGATGCAGGCGAAGAGCAGGATGAAGCCGACCACGATCTTGATCAGCGCCCCCTTCAGCCTGGAGAACCAGAAAGTGGTCGTCGTTTCCGTAAAGCTCATATTGTCCCCCGACAAAGCTGCATCTCCTGCCTGAGACGCCTGAGGAACCATGCTTATTCGCGGTTCCTGAACGACGCAAGCAGGGAACATCCGGCGGGATTGTCCGTTCACCGCGAACGAAGAGAAGGAGCACGTCCATGACCGACGACCGCGAAGACAGGATCCGCAAGCGCGCCCATGAACTCTGGCAGCAGGAAGGCGCGCCGGACGGCAAGCCGGACGACCACTGGTACCAGGCGGAACGTGAAATCGACCAGGGCGACAGCGAGATCGGCGGCGACGACGAGCCGAACCTCGAAGCCCTGCGCGAGGCGGCCCGCCAGCACAACGACACCTTCATCGTAAAGACCGATCTGGAGGATGCCGACCAGCGCGAGGCGGCGCCCGGCACGCGCGAACAGCCGTAGGCAGCCGGACAGTTTAGCGTGCAGCCATATTCGGGCTGTACAAAACCCGCGTCCGCGCCAAAAATCGCCTCTGGTGATTCGGGGGACGCTATGAAGATTTTTCTGGCAGCCGCTCTGACGACGGCGTCGATCGGAGTATATGTTCCGTCTGCCTCGGCCGGCGACCTTGTCGATGAGGTGCGCATCGGCTTGAGCGGAAACCTCGACAGCAGCTCGTCGCAAGACAAGGGCGTCGTCGGATCGGCCGAGGTCTTCATCGCCCCCTTCCAGTCCTCGCAGACCGGCGT
It includes:
- the fabA gene encoding 3-hydroxyacyl-[acyl-carrier-protein] dehydratase FabA translates to MTTRQSSYNYEEILACGRGELFGPGNAQLPLPPMLMVHRITDISETGGAFDKGYIRAEYDVKPDDWYFPCHFQGNPIMPGCLGLDGMWQLTGFFLGWLGEPGRGMALSTGEVKFKGMVRPETKLLEYGIDFKRVMRGRLVLGTADGWLKADGETIYQASDLRVGLSKDKEA
- the irrA gene encoding iron response transcriptional regulator IrrA, which translates into the protein MTHAHELPIEERLRHSGLRPTRQRVALADLLFAKGDRHLTVEELHEEAVTAGVPVSLATVYNTLHQFTEAGLIRVLAVESAKTYFDTNVSDHHHFFVEGENHVLDIPVSNIAIGNLPEPPEGMEIAHVDVIIRLRPRKG
- a CDS encoding trimeric intracellular cation channel family protein — translated: MSILELLDYTGVAVFAATGALSASRKQLDIIGFLFLAAATGIGGGTFRDVILGATPVFWVVNPTYLIVCVVVALVVFVLAHRIESRYRLLLWLDAMGVSAYCVMGAAKGFAATGSPTVAITTGVLTASFGGIIRDLLANEPSVLLRPEVYVTAALIGSAAFTAATVAGAPLWLASAIGIGAAFVVRGGALRFGWRFPIYKPRPGRHPDDVM
- a CDS encoding YdcF family protein yields the protein MTFYISKTFWLVAQPLSLALLLLLAGLIAGLLKWNRIKALASVAAALVLFLTLFTSTGAVLLQSLEDRIARAELPAGGPACIITLGGGFESEVIAARGGFEMTQAGDRFVETLRLAMQFPEARLLISGGDGSLSGAYEGDAVVGTRFFEAFGVPAARVIRETQSRDTFENAGNTEGLLKENGLERCLLVTSAFHMPRSVGLFRKLGLEVLPWPTDYRTTGTARLALDLTQPSTNSQLMTTALREWTGLLFYYLAGRTHAFFPQ
- a CDS encoding TMEM43 family protein, encoding MSFTETTTTFWFSRLKGALIKIVVGFILLFACIWLLFWNEGRSVKTYRALVEGAGLVVSVDNGSVDPANDGKLVHVSGPVKPVGMPEDDVLGISADGAAGLERIVEMYQWVETSKSETRKQLGGSEETVTTYSYHKEWKRNEVSSGSFRQSGHDNPQKPIDDASFAVPSATIGAFSVDGRAVARLGEERPVPLTAIEANRLGEAVTLGKPVSTIAGQAVFSFDPQNLQVGDIRIRFERSDIAEASFVGAQRGTGLTPYKTTNGRDLFLSDAGLVDAAAMFDAAQSENTIITWALRIGGLVGIFVGFASILSILGVIADVVPFIGSIVRFGTTAIALIFTLLIGPAIIAIAWIAYRPLIAIAVLAIGIALAAGILYLRRGKAAATPVPAGA
- a CDS encoding DUF2934 domain-containing protein; the protein is MTDDREDRIRKRAHELWQQEGAPDGKPDDHWYQAEREIDQGDSEIGGDDEPNLEALREAARQHNDTFIVKTDLEDADQREAAPGTREQP